The following are from one region of the Stigmatella ashevillena genome:
- a CDS encoding sensor histidine kinase — translation MPSTSSTAGPDLSPERKSLVFAALMPLLTVLDVLTLSRFIPETFVLRVLWGMELASFSLWLPRTSGRGRTGLILGHGACGTVFYLVLVFMTGALESPYVSLVFSLPLIVAFAYPEEKYSTIASGIACLVGTVWLTYSSGASFSQGAAWVALVALSTFFGGYGSSHFRKGIEGRNEARVERARREAAEELARTVRHQAQSEKLATVGRLAANVMHEINNPLAFVRSNLHFLQKELLALPLPVEVRGEFEEVLSETRTGLDRIQQIVADLRGFSRMDVEEPRPCLLTDVVENAVRLAGVRLKHVAQVRVEVSGELPPVFATPRRLVQVLLNLLVNAGDAIEESGREHGEIIVRAELKGPRVTLVVEDNGPGFPPDVLPHLFESFFTTKGPEKGTGLGLVISRELLSQFGATLSAENRAEGGARLRIDFP, via the coding sequence ATGCCATCCACCTCATCGACCGCGGGCCCTGACCTGAGTCCGGAGAGGAAGTCGCTCGTCTTCGCGGCGCTCATGCCGCTGCTGACCGTTCTGGACGTGCTCACCCTGTCGCGCTTCATCCCCGAGACGTTTGTGCTTCGGGTGCTGTGGGGCATGGAGCTGGCGAGCTTTTCGTTGTGGCTCCCCCGTACCTCCGGGCGGGGACGCACCGGGCTCATCCTGGGGCACGGGGCCTGCGGTACGGTCTTCTACCTGGTGCTCGTCTTCATGACGGGAGCCTTGGAGAGCCCCTACGTCTCCCTCGTGTTTTCACTTCCCCTGATCGTGGCGTTTGCCTATCCAGAGGAGAAGTACTCGACGATTGCCAGTGGCATTGCCTGCCTCGTGGGCACCGTGTGGCTGACGTATTCGTCGGGGGCTTCGTTCTCCCAGGGGGCCGCCTGGGTGGCCCTGGTGGCCCTGTCCACCTTCTTCGGGGGGTATGGCTCCTCCCACTTCCGCAAGGGGATCGAGGGGCGGAATGAGGCGCGGGTGGAGCGCGCCCGCCGTGAGGCCGCAGAGGAGCTTGCTCGAACGGTTCGTCACCAGGCCCAGTCCGAGAAGCTCGCCACCGTGGGCCGGCTGGCCGCCAATGTGATGCACGAGATCAACAACCCCCTGGCGTTCGTCCGTTCCAACCTGCACTTCCTTCAGAAAGAGCTGCTCGCCTTGCCCCTGCCCGTCGAGGTCCGGGGAGAGTTCGAGGAGGTGCTCTCCGAAACGCGCACGGGCCTGGACCGCATTCAGCAGATCGTCGCGGACCTGAGGGGCTTTTCGCGCATGGACGTGGAGGAGCCCCGGCCGTGCTTGTTGACGGACGTGGTGGAGAACGCGGTGCGGTTGGCGGGGGTGCGGCTCAAGCATGTGGCTCAGGTGAGGGTGGAGGTCTCCGGGGAACTGCCCCCGGTCTTCGCCACGCCCCGCCGGTTGGTCCAGGTGTTGCTCAACCTGCTCGTCAACGCGGGAGACGCGATCGAAGAGTCAGGCCGGGAGCACGGAGAAATCATCGTGCGCGCTGAGCTGAAGGGCCCTCGCGTGACGCTGGTGGTGGAGGACAACGGCCCTGGCTTTCCGCCGGACGTGTTGCCCCACCTGTTCGAGAGCTTCTTCACCACCAAGGGCCCCGAGAAAGGCACGGGGCTTGGACTGGTCATCTCCCGGGAACTGCTGAGCCAGTTTGGTGCGACTCTCTCCGCGGAGAACCGGGCGGAGGGAGGGGCGCGCCTGCGGATCGACTTTCCCTAA
- a CDS encoding serine/threonine-protein kinase has protein sequence MRQRTLGPYRLLHRLGRGGMGEVWEAELMRQPGSRVALKVLHCDERRSGSQGRFIDEARIGALLDHPHIVRTLDLGREGEDLYLVMECLEGIPLSQVDPASEGPLSCGMVVEIGLQVLEALAYAQNAPSPAGVRLGLIHRDLKPSNLFLTAEGKVKIIDFGIARAAGLELTQTRTGQVRGSLPYLSPEQARGEALDTRSDLFSLGLVLHELLTGRRVFAQPNEAMVLSALLWSPIPPVRQFRADVPVALNEALMWALRRDKAQRPSSAEAFAQALRAGLPEEERWTQARLAHWSAHRRGRVPTASMELPAVFPGGTQTVPFRQTEVLPAAASCPVLPGPRLGGSGWRGVALAAAVLLVAGGVGVLANPWGALFTKPLLAMEKPSGAQEAPGRVTIDSRPRGAAVSIDGTLLGSAPLYRRVLSPGAYTVEAVFPDGRRQQKTLQVVPGMDAQLLLEW, from the coding sequence ATGAGGCAGCGCACCCTGGGCCCTTATCGATTGCTTCACCGCCTGGGCCGGGGCGGCATGGGAGAGGTCTGGGAGGCGGAGCTCATGCGCCAGCCTGGCTCCCGGGTAGCCCTCAAAGTGTTGCATTGCGATGAGCGGCGTTCCGGCTCTCAGGGACGTTTCATCGACGAGGCGCGGATCGGCGCCTTGCTGGATCATCCTCACATCGTCCGCACGTTGGACCTGGGGCGGGAAGGGGAAGACCTCTATCTGGTCATGGAATGCCTGGAGGGCATTCCCCTGTCCCAGGTGGATCCGGCGTCCGAGGGGCCGCTCTCCTGCGGCATGGTGGTGGAGATCGGGCTCCAGGTGCTGGAGGCCCTCGCGTATGCCCAGAATGCCCCCTCTCCGGCGGGTGTCCGGTTGGGGCTCATCCATCGGGATCTCAAGCCCTCCAATCTTTTTCTGACGGCGGAGGGCAAGGTCAAGATCATCGATTTTGGGATTGCCCGGGCCGCGGGCTTGGAGCTGACGCAGACCCGCACCGGGCAGGTCCGGGGGAGCTTGCCCTATCTGTCTCCGGAGCAGGCGCGCGGCGAGGCACTCGACACACGGAGCGATCTCTTCTCGCTGGGGCTCGTGTTGCACGAACTGCTCACCGGGCGCCGCGTCTTCGCCCAGCCGAATGAGGCCATGGTGCTCAGCGCCCTGCTGTGGAGCCCCATTCCTCCGGTGCGCCAGTTCCGTGCGGATGTCCCCGTGGCGCTCAATGAAGCGCTCATGTGGGCCCTGCGGCGTGACAAGGCGCAGAGACCTTCCTCCGCCGAGGCGTTCGCCCAGGCCTTGCGCGCGGGACTCCCCGAAGAGGAACGCTGGACCCAGGCGCGGCTCGCGCACTGGAGCGCTCACCGGCGCGGCAGGGTCCCCACGGCTTCCATGGAGCTGCCCGCGGTTTTTCCGGGAGGTACGCAGACGGTGCCTTTCCGCCAGACAGAGGTGCTCCCGGCGGCGGCATCCTGCCCCGTCCTTCCGGGCCCTCGGCTCGGGGGAAGTGGGTGGCGGGGCGTCGCGCTTGCTGCCGCGGTGCTCTTGGTGGCCGGCGGTGTGGGCGTTCTGGCGAACCCGTGGGGAGCCCTCTTCACGAAGCCGCTCCTGGCGATGGAGAAGCCCTCCGGCGCGCAGGAGGCGCCCGGCCGGGTGACCATCGATTCCCGGCCCCGAGGGGCGGCGGTGTCCATTGATGGAACCCTGCTGGGATCTGCTCCCCTGTACCGGCGCGTGTTATCACCGGGCGCATACACGGTGGAGGCAGTGTTTCCAGATGGGCGCAGGCAGCAGAAAACGCTCCAGGTGGTTCCCGGCATGGACGCCCAGCTGCTGTTGGAGTGGTGA
- a CDS encoding sigma 54-interacting transcriptional regulator, whose protein sequence is MLGLEPLVVGSRGADLLVPDRTISGRHCLLRHTEEGVLLRDLGSKNGLVLAGVRLKEALLIPGAQVMMGQSVLSLELAGPPQQLPLWPEPHFGDALGASVLMRALFAQLHRVAVGMETVLLLGESGTGKELLARAIHDMSPRRNGPWVVFDCSAVAPNLIEAELFGAVKGAYTGAVQSREGLAEQAHGGTLFLDEVGELPLELQSKLLRMLESREVRPLGGSSLRTVDVRVVAATHRHLREQVSAGSFRQDLYYRLAVIEAHVPPLRERPEDIPLLVERLLASQTPPRTLSDLPPHALEMLQAHRWPGNVRELRNAVTRLTLFPSMVSLLPGAEAEAARPSQEEPPLTLREARDAVIQSFERAYIRRHLEENQGNVSAAARRMGISRQMLHRMMVEHGVRAPGSRED, encoded by the coding sequence TTGCTTGGACTGGAACCGTTGGTGGTGGGCAGCCGGGGCGCGGATCTGCTCGTCCCAGATCGCACCATCTCCGGACGGCATTGCCTGCTGCGGCACACGGAAGAAGGGGTCCTGCTGAGAGATCTCGGCAGCAAGAACGGTCTGGTGTTGGCGGGAGTCCGGCTGAAAGAGGCCCTGCTCATCCCCGGTGCACAGGTGATGATGGGACAGTCCGTGCTGAGCCTGGAACTCGCGGGCCCGCCCCAGCAGCTGCCGCTGTGGCCAGAGCCCCACTTTGGCGACGCCCTGGGGGCAAGCGTGCTCATGCGCGCACTCTTCGCCCAGCTTCACCGTGTCGCCGTGGGGATGGAGACCGTGCTGTTGCTCGGAGAGTCCGGCACGGGCAAGGAACTCCTCGCGCGAGCCATCCACGACATGAGCCCTCGCCGCAATGGCCCCTGGGTGGTGTTCGATTGCAGCGCGGTGGCCCCCAACCTCATCGAAGCCGAGCTCTTCGGCGCGGTGAAAGGGGCCTACACGGGGGCCGTTCAATCGCGCGAGGGGCTCGCGGAGCAGGCCCACGGGGGCACGCTCTTCCTTGACGAGGTAGGCGAGCTGCCCCTGGAGCTGCAATCCAAGCTGCTGCGGATGCTGGAGTCCCGCGAGGTGCGCCCCCTTGGGGGCTCCAGTCTGCGAACGGTGGACGTGCGGGTGGTGGCCGCCACCCACCGCCACCTGCGCGAGCAGGTCAGCGCGGGCAGCTTCCGTCAGGACCTCTATTACCGGCTGGCCGTCATCGAAGCGCACGTCCCCCCCCTCCGCGAGCGGCCCGAGGACATTCCCCTCCTGGTCGAGCGCCTGCTTGCCTCTCAGACACCGCCCCGCACGCTGTCGGACCTCCCCCCGCATGCCCTGGAGATGCTCCAGGCCCACCGATGGCCAGGAAATGTCCGGGAGCTGCGCAACGCGGTGACACGGTTGACGCTCTTTCCGTCGATGGTGTCGCTCCTCCCGGGGGCCGAGGCGGAAGCGGCCCGTCCCTCGCAAGAGGAGCCACCGCTGACACTTCGCGAAGCCCGCGATGCGGTGATCCAATCCTTCGAGCGCGCCTACATCCGGCGGCACCTGGAGGAGAACCAGGGCAACGTCTCCGCGGCAGCCCGCCGGATGGGCATCTCCCGCCAGATGCTCCACCGGATGATGGTGGAGCATGGGGTGAGGGCTCCCGGCAGCCGCGAGGACTGA
- a CDS encoding heparin lyase I family protein encodes MNKKSLFLTTALLAAPFTGCGPGAPSEEDASLPVDTQAEGLTLQNCTALTPTAVTAIGDDGDGSVASNTQDDNLATRWSHLGPGSWIQYDLGSAKNISGAAVAWHMGNTRTSPFSLAVSTDGSQFTSVYSGTSSGTTTAAETYRFTEKSARYLRIRVDGNSASQWSSITEARVCATPQAAPAPSPNVVWRGDFETGSISQWSHTQAVSADRLQIVNSPARQGSYAIKATVQQGDDPINSSGNRNELVYMSHEPVNSEFYYRWSTRFAANFPSVKTWQLFTQWHHEGCCGSPPVEFYVYGEEIRLSIGGNSPVIVWTTPLVRDAWHDFIFHVKWSADASVGFVELYHNGKIVLPKRKIATMFSDSLNYLKVGLYRSDTVQPVGVVYHDGWVQARTLEAVLAEP; translated from the coding sequence ATGAACAAGAAGTCCCTCTTCCTCACCACCGCCCTGCTTGCCGCCCCTTTCACAGGGTGTGGACCCGGCGCCCCCTCCGAGGAAGATGCCTCTCTGCCCGTGGACACACAGGCCGAGGGACTCACCCTGCAGAACTGCACGGCCCTGACCCCCACCGCCGTGACCGCCATCGGCGATGATGGCGATGGCAGCGTGGCCAGCAATACCCAGGACGACAACCTGGCGACGCGTTGGAGCCACCTCGGGCCCGGAAGCTGGATCCAGTACGATCTCGGCTCCGCCAAGAACATCTCTGGCGCCGCGGTGGCGTGGCACATGGGTAACACGCGGACCAGCCCCTTCTCCCTCGCTGTCTCCACGGACGGGAGCCAATTCACTTCCGTCTACAGCGGCACCAGCAGCGGCACCACCACCGCCGCCGAGACGTACCGGTTCACCGAGAAGAGCGCCCGGTATTTGCGCATCCGGGTCGACGGAAACAGCGCCAGCCAGTGGTCCTCCATCACCGAGGCCCGTGTGTGCGCGACGCCGCAAGCCGCGCCGGCACCGTCCCCCAACGTCGTGTGGCGAGGCGACTTTGAAACGGGAAGCATCTCCCAGTGGAGCCACACGCAAGCGGTGAGCGCGGACCGGCTGCAGATCGTCAACTCCCCTGCCCGCCAAGGCTCCTACGCCATCAAGGCCACCGTCCAACAGGGGGATGACCCCATCAACTCGAGCGGCAACCGCAACGAGCTCGTCTACATGTCCCATGAGCCGGTGAACTCCGAGTTCTATTACCGGTGGAGCACCCGGTTCGCGGCGAACTTCCCCAGCGTGAAGACCTGGCAGTTGTTCACGCAATGGCACCACGAAGGCTGCTGCGGCTCGCCGCCCGTGGAGTTCTACGTCTACGGAGAGGAGATCCGCCTCTCGATTGGCGGCAACAGCCCGGTCATCGTCTGGACGACGCCGCTGGTCCGGGACGCGTGGCACGACTTCATCTTCCACGTGAAGTGGTCCGCGGATGCGAGCGTGGGCTTCGTGGAGCTGTACCACAACGGCAAGATCGTCCTGCCCAAGCGCAAGATCGCCACGATGTTCTCTGACTCGCTCAACTACCTGAAGGTGGGCCTCTACCGGAGTGACACGGTCCAGCCGGTGGGGGTCGTGTACCACGACGGATGGGTACAGGCCCGCACCCTGGAGGCCGTCCTGGCCGAGCCGTAA
- a CDS encoding alpha/beta fold hydrolase has product MQPGLAAPPSYKENAVPFLAGDGRKLHLVHVQGAQAPSRGPVVLVHGAGVRANIFRAPIAETLVDALIADGYDVWLENWRASIDVEPSEWTLDQAAVHDHPRAIQTIVRETGWDEVKAIIHCQGSTSFMLSAVAGLIPQVKLIISNAVSLHPVVPPAARRKLRYAVPLVARLTPYLDPQWGFQADSLTAQALTLFVKATHHECDNTVCRLASFTYGVGTPTLWRHENLNPATHEWLKHEFAKVPLTFFHQMSECVRAGHLVPVEGYRELPEDVAERSPQTEARFVLLAGERNDCFLPESQQRTYDFLSRHRPSYHALHRIPGYGHLDIFMGQRAARDVFPLIRAELSKPV; this is encoded by the coding sequence ATGCAACCAGGGCTCGCAGCGCCTCCTTCCTATAAGGAGAATGCCGTCCCCTTCCTGGCAGGCGACGGCCGGAAACTGCACTTGGTCCATGTTCAGGGGGCACAAGCCCCCAGCCGAGGACCGGTGGTGCTCGTCCACGGGGCAGGCGTGCGCGCCAACATCTTCCGGGCGCCCATCGCGGAAACACTCGTCGATGCGCTGATCGCAGACGGCTACGACGTGTGGCTGGAAAACTGGCGCGCCAGCATCGATGTGGAGCCCAGCGAGTGGACGCTCGATCAGGCGGCCGTCCACGACCACCCCCGTGCCATCCAGACGATCGTCCGGGAGACGGGCTGGGATGAAGTCAAAGCCATCATCCACTGCCAGGGCTCGACGAGCTTCATGCTGTCGGCCGTGGCGGGCCTCATTCCCCAGGTCAAGCTGATCATCAGCAACGCTGTCTCCCTTCACCCCGTGGTGCCGCCCGCCGCGCGGCGGAAGCTCCGCTATGCGGTCCCGCTGGTGGCCCGGCTGACGCCTTACCTGGATCCGCAATGGGGCTTCCAGGCGGACAGCCTCACGGCCCAGGCGCTTACCCTGTTCGTGAAGGCCACCCACCACGAGTGCGACAACACCGTGTGCCGACTGGCGAGCTTCACCTATGGCGTGGGCACCCCGACGCTCTGGCGCCACGAGAACCTCAACCCGGCGACGCATGAGTGGCTGAAGCACGAGTTCGCCAAGGTCCCGCTCACCTTCTTCCACCAGATGTCCGAGTGCGTGCGCGCCGGACACTTGGTGCCCGTGGAGGGCTACCGGGAACTTCCCGAGGATGTGGCCGAGCGCTCGCCCCAGACGGAGGCCCGCTTCGTGCTGCTCGCCGGCGAGCGAAACGACTGCTTCCTGCCGGAGAGCCAGCAGCGGACCTACGACTTCCTCTCGCGCCACCGGCCCTCGTACCACGCACTGCACCGGATACCGGGCTATGGCCACCTCGACATCTTCATGGGCCAGCGGGCCGCCCGGGATGTCTTCCCCCTCATTCGAGCCGAGCTGAGCAAGCCGGTGTGA
- a CDS encoding acetoacetate decarboxylase family protein, with the protein MFKIPRRIKQQTGRYAKVDGIPYALPINSRASPALMAAFTLDARKAAALMPGNEVHPLRLWGNKGVLFITVIDYRDTDIGPYIEFSVAIACTHGRRPAPPLLPLLFQRHHGLGQYVVDLPVSTEISVKGGKGIWGMPKHQANLDFHIGGRTVSSQYDKDGQLAVRIEIDRPQRAWLPMRASAANYCQFRGMLMKSSIYFRGKFGFGFGSKASARLTLGSHPRVQALKHLGIAPKPFFTGFLPASSGVLDDHFESWFLSYPQLPAGQPEGLESVTRLGLSQQWLPGPHQRRDGTETGTGAHP; encoded by the coding sequence ATGTTCAAGATACCGAGGCGAATCAAGCAGCAGACGGGGCGCTACGCGAAGGTGGATGGCATTCCCTACGCACTGCCCATCAACTCCCGGGCGTCGCCTGCCTTGATGGCGGCCTTCACCCTCGATGCACGCAAGGCCGCGGCGTTGATGCCCGGCAACGAGGTGCACCCGCTGAGGCTGTGGGGCAACAAGGGCGTTCTGTTCATCACGGTCATCGACTACCGAGACACCGACATCGGTCCCTACATCGAGTTCAGCGTCGCCATCGCTTGCACCCATGGGAGGAGGCCGGCGCCTCCACTCCTTCCCCTGCTGTTCCAACGCCACCATGGGCTGGGGCAGTACGTGGTGGATCTGCCCGTCAGCACGGAGATCTCCGTGAAGGGCGGCAAGGGCATCTGGGGCATGCCCAAGCACCAGGCGAACCTGGATTTCCACATCGGTGGCCGCACGGTCAGCAGCCAGTATGACAAGGACGGGCAACTGGCGGTGCGCATCGAAATCGATCGGCCCCAGCGGGCCTGGCTCCCCATGCGGGCCAGCGCCGCCAACTACTGTCAGTTCCGCGGGATGCTGATGAAGTCTTCCATCTATTTCCGAGGAAAGTTTGGCTTCGGCTTCGGCTCCAAGGCCTCGGCCCGGCTCACCCTGGGCTCTCACCCCCGCGTCCAGGCCCTCAAGCACCTTGGCATCGCGCCCAAGCCCTTCTTCACGGGCTTCCTTCCTGCTTCGAGCGGTGTGCTGGACGACCACTTCGAGTCCTGGTTCCTCAGCTACCCACAGCTCCCCGCCGGGCAACCCGAGGGACTGGAGAGCGTCACCCGCCTCGGCCTGAGCCAGCAATGGCTGCCAGGTCCTCACCAGAGGAGGGATGGAACAGAGACAGGAACGGGAGCACACCCATGA
- a CDS encoding patatin-like phospholipase family protein: protein MRRLSERGLHWALKAIGAITLISGAVQIIAPSFELRLLGTQPSPASVHFFGTIGMFMVLFGGLLLHVLRQPQENRDAFVWVALQKLGAAYAVAWGVTRDIFSPITLGVAGFDLLSALLILGYLQTLRAPQRPVASALLKTAPRTPSPPPEPSPARPPASPPPDETRRRSLILAGGGMRVAWQAGALRAFHEAGIHFAHGDGTSGGIMNLAMMLSGQLPEEMCGRWRTLRIQDFVSFRSPEKYLKAWDMEALGDADGIVHHVFPHLGIDVDAIRANTTMEGSFNICDFTRKTNEAIPHDQVDLDILVAGISLPIFMPPVRKAGTLYLDSVWIQDANLLEAVRRGADELWVLWCIGNTSTYRTGVFPQYVHMIELSANGALLAQLERIQEINDRIRAGETVHGHQRPIVVHLIKPERPLPLDPDLYAGHITADTLIDQGYADAWRYLSTRTGQGLPLTPEITQMKAFPPSLTFRETMSGALALGETEPLAGAGKGRSTPFTFHATISVDDMEAFVRDPEHSALLVAHISYPPFGNDIPVKQGSFNLFKAGDDPKTRLMTYGMAFEHQGREYYLAGTKTIRDDRGADLWRDTTRLYCRLHEGSDERGAVVGAGVLKLTLGQLLKLVSSMRSSLEGNEGREAVLRFGQFFLGTLWDVYAPMAQKTETLAGEARAPHDAGAAP, encoded by the coding sequence ATGAGGCGGCTCTCCGAGCGCGGGCTTCACTGGGCCTTGAAGGCGATCGGCGCCATCACGCTGATCAGCGGTGCCGTGCAGATCATCGCCCCCAGCTTCGAACTCAGACTCCTCGGGACCCAGCCGTCCCCCGCCAGCGTTCACTTCTTCGGAACCATTGGCATGTTCATGGTTCTCTTCGGCGGACTGCTGCTCCATGTGCTGAGACAGCCCCAGGAGAACCGGGATGCCTTCGTGTGGGTGGCCCTTCAAAAGCTCGGGGCGGCCTATGCCGTGGCCTGGGGCGTCACCCGGGACATCTTCTCGCCCATCACCCTGGGAGTCGCCGGGTTCGATCTGCTCTCCGCGCTTTTGATCCTGGGCTACCTCCAGACGCTTCGCGCGCCCCAACGCCCGGTGGCCTCTGCCCTTCTCAAGACTGCCCCCAGGACACCGTCCCCTCCTCCAGAGCCCTCCCCCGCGCGTCCACCCGCTTCCCCTCCACCGGACGAGACCCGGAGGCGGTCTCTCATCCTTGCGGGCGGTGGCATGCGGGTGGCCTGGCAAGCGGGTGCACTGCGCGCGTTTCACGAAGCGGGCATTCACTTTGCCCACGGAGATGGAACCTCGGGCGGAATCATGAATCTGGCGATGATGCTGTCGGGCCAGCTCCCCGAGGAGATGTGTGGCCGCTGGCGGACCCTGCGCATCCAGGACTTCGTCTCCTTCCGCTCTCCCGAGAAGTATCTGAAGGCCTGGGACATGGAAGCCCTGGGAGATGCCGATGGAATCGTCCACCACGTCTTCCCGCACCTGGGCATCGACGTGGACGCCATCCGCGCCAACACCACGATGGAAGGCAGCTTCAACATCTGCGACTTCACGCGCAAGACGAACGAGGCCATTCCGCATGATCAGGTGGATCTGGACATCCTCGTCGCGGGCATCTCGCTGCCCATCTTCATGCCACCCGTCCGGAAGGCTGGCACGCTCTACCTGGACTCCGTCTGGATCCAGGATGCCAACCTGCTCGAAGCCGTGCGGCGGGGCGCGGATGAGCTCTGGGTGCTGTGGTGCATTGGCAACACGTCCACCTACCGCACGGGCGTCTTTCCTCAGTACGTCCACATGATCGAGCTGAGCGCCAACGGGGCCCTCCTCGCCCAGCTCGAGCGCATCCAGGAAATCAATGACCGCATCCGTGCGGGCGAAACGGTCCACGGCCACCAGCGGCCCATCGTCGTTCACCTCATCAAGCCCGAGCGGCCCTTGCCGCTCGATCCGGATCTCTACGCCGGACACATCACCGCGGACACCCTCATTGACCAGGGGTACGCGGACGCCTGGCGCTACCTCTCCACCCGCACCGGGCAAGGCCTTCCCCTCACGCCGGAGATCACCCAAATGAAAGCATTCCCTCCCAGCCTCACCTTCCGTGAGACGATGTCCGGAGCCCTGGCGCTCGGAGAGACCGAGCCCCTGGCCGGTGCCGGCAAAGGCCGGTCCACCCCCTTCACCTTCCACGCGACGATCAGCGTGGATGACATGGAGGCCTTCGTGCGGGATCCGGAGCACTCGGCCCTGCTCGTGGCCCACATCTCCTATCCTCCGTTTGGGAACGACATCCCCGTGAAGCAGGGAAGCTTCAACCTCTTCAAGGCCGGTGATGACCCCAAGACGCGGCTGATGACCTACGGAATGGCCTTCGAGCATCAAGGCCGCGAGTACTACCTGGCCGGCACCAAGACCATCCGCGACGACCGGGGCGCGGACCTGTGGCGCGACACCACCCGGCTCTATTGCCGCCTGCACGAAGGGAGCGACGAGCGCGGCGCGGTGGTGGGCGCGGGCGTCCTCAAGCTGACGCTCGGCCAGCTCCTCAAGCTCGTCTCCAGCATGCGCTCCTCTCTCGAAGGGAACGAGGGGCGCGAGGCGGTGCTGCGCTTCGGCCAGTTCTTCTTGGGCACCCTCTGGGATGTGTATGCGCCCATGGCACAGAAGACAGAAACCCTGGCGGGCGAAGCCCGTGCGCCTCATGACGCCGGAGCCGCTCCATGA
- a CDS encoding GMC oxidoreductase, whose translation MKQGREHFDAIIVGSGFGGSVMAWRLAEAGLRVCVLERGKAYPPGSFPRSPYGMRRNFWDPSEGLQGLFNLWSFRGLGGVVASGLGGGSLIYANVLLRKDEKTFVHENLRDGGYEDWPVSRADLEPHYDAVEKMLGAQRYPFQDEPYRHTAKTIAMKLAAERMGLQDDWQLPPLAVTFANPGQKPVPGEPIQERHPNLHGRTRLTCRLCGECDIGCNYGSKNTLDYTYLSAAKRLGAELRVRCEVKSFWREGSEYVVEYLDHSEAREGERPEVPTSMLPRTVISADKLVLAAGTFGTTYLLLKNQQAFPGLSPRLGTRFCGNGDLLGFLSKCTDQSQGRREPRVLDGGHGPVITSALHIRDAAEGGTGRGYYVEDAGYPEFVNWLYEGSDQFALLKRFARLGQRIVKGWLGLSRDTDVSAEIAEVLGDCVGSASSLPLLAMGRDLPSGRMSLNRDGLLEVDWRMRDSAPYFRRVRQTMAQIADVLEGSLIQNPLSYLSRVITVHPLGGCPMGRTRMEGVVDSHGEVFNHPGLYVADGAVMPGPTGPNPSLTIAAFADRFADHLIEHFHRPPLSSPTQEAPWAHPPM comes from the coding sequence ATGAAGCAGGGACGGGAGCATTTCGACGCCATCATCGTTGGCTCCGGATTCGGAGGCTCGGTGATGGCCTGGCGGCTTGCCGAGGCAGGGCTCCGCGTCTGCGTCCTGGAGCGTGGCAAGGCCTATCCCCCAGGCTCATTCCCTCGCAGTCCCTACGGCATGCGCCGCAATTTCTGGGATCCGAGTGAGGGGCTTCAGGGGCTCTTCAACTTGTGGTCCTTCCGGGGGCTCGGTGGGGTGGTGGCCAGCGGACTCGGGGGCGGCTCGCTCATCTACGCCAACGTGCTGCTGCGCAAGGACGAGAAGACCTTTGTCCACGAGAACCTTCGGGATGGCGGCTACGAGGACTGGCCCGTCAGCCGTGCGGATCTGGAGCCCCACTACGACGCCGTGGAGAAGATGCTCGGGGCTCAGCGCTACCCCTTCCAGGACGAGCCCTACCGTCACACCGCGAAGACGATCGCGATGAAGCTGGCCGCCGAGCGCATGGGCCTTCAGGACGATTGGCAGCTCCCGCCGTTGGCGGTCACCTTCGCCAACCCCGGCCAGAAGCCCGTTCCCGGTGAGCCCATCCAGGAGCGGCACCCCAACCTGCACGGGCGCACCCGCCTGACGTGCCGACTGTGTGGGGAGTGCGACATCGGCTGCAACTACGGAAGCAAGAACACGCTCGACTACACCTATCTGTCGGCCGCGAAGCGGCTTGGGGCGGAGCTGCGCGTCCGCTGCGAGGTGAAGTCCTTCTGGCGCGAAGGCTCGGAGTACGTCGTCGAGTACCTGGACCACTCCGAGGCACGGGAAGGCGAGCGCCCCGAGGTGCCCACCTCGATGCTGCCGCGAACGGTCATCTCGGCGGACAAGCTCGTCCTGGCCGCGGGGACGTTCGGGACGACGTACCTGCTCCTCAAGAACCAGCAGGCATTCCCGGGGCTCAGCCCTCGGCTGGGAACCCGGTTCTGCGGCAACGGCGACCTGCTGGGCTTCCTCTCCAAGTGCACGGACCAGAGCCAAGGCCGGCGGGAGCCCCGGGTCCTCGATGGGGGCCATGGCCCCGTCATCACCAGTGCCCTTCACATCCGCGATGCGGCGGAGGGCGGCACCGGCCGCGGGTACTATGTGGAGGACGCGGGCTATCCGGAGTTCGTCAACTGGCTCTACGAGGGGAGTGACCAGTTCGCCCTGCTCAAGCGTTTCGCGCGGCTGGGCCAACGCATCGTGAAAGGCTGGCTGGGTTTGAGCCGGGACACGGATGTGAGCGCGGAGATCGCCGAAGTGCTCGGGGACTGCGTGGGCTCCGCCAGCTCCCTGCCGCTGCTGGCCATGGGGAGGGATCTGCCCAGTGGCCGGATGTCGCTCAACCGGGATGGGTTGCTCGAAGTCGATTGGCGCATGCGCGACTCGGCCCCGTATTTCCGGCGTGTCCGCCAGACCATGGCGCAGATCGCGGACGTGCTGGAGGGATCGCTGATCCAGAACCCCCTCAGCTATCTGAGCCGCGTCATCACCGTGCACCCGCTGGGGGGATGCCCCATGGGCCGCACCCGCATGGAAGGAGTGGTGGATTCTCATGGAGAGGTCTTCAACCACCCCGGGCTCTATGTGGCCGATGGCGCGGTGATGCCCGGTCCCACCGGCCCCAATCCCAGCCTGACCATCGCCGCCTTCGCCGATCGCTTCGCGGACCACCTGATCGAGCACTTCCACCGCCCTCCCCTCTCTTCTCCCACGCAGGAGGCGCCATGGGCTCATCCACCGATGTGA